In Verrucomicrobiota bacterium, the DNA window CGCTGGCCAAACAACTTAAACGCCCAAAGCGAACCGGGACACAACCCGGAACACTACCACCCGCAATTCCAGCAGTGTTAAAATGTGCCCGATGCGCGGAGTTTTGGGTGTTTCAGCTTGCTGCATGAAGTTCCTACCGATACTCTAATTTCCAGAATTAGCGCGAACGGCTGGTTTGTTCAGCGCAATCCATGAAAGTAACGTTTGTTTATCCGCGGTTTGAGAAATTCCTCTCCAGTTTGCCGGAACTGGATCAAGGACTCATTAACTATTTCCTGGGTGATTTCACCACGCCACCCTCCCTGGGCATCCCCCTGCTGGCGGCGATGACGCCGCCGGAAATCGATGTGGAATTGGTGGATGACAACAGCGGGCAACCGATTCCCTATGACGCTCCCACCGACCTGGTGGCCATCAATTGCTTCACGCCGCAGGCGGCCCGGGCGTTTGAAATCGCCGATGCCTATCGCGCCCACGGCAAGAAGGTGGTGATGGGCGGACTGTTCCCGACCTTCATGGCGAGCGAATGCCTGAAGCACGCGGACGCCGTGAATGTGGGTGAGGGCGAACCAACCTGGCACCAAATTCTCAAGGATGCGCAAGCTGGCACACTGAAGCCGCGCTACATGGGGGGAGCCTCGACGAATATGGCGCAGGTGCCAGCGGCGCGACGGGAGATTTTCTACCAAAACAACTTCTACGACTGGGATGAGGACCTGGTGCAGGTGATGCGCGGCTGCTCCTATACGTGCGCCATGTGCGCCCTGCCGGCACAAATGGGGGGCCGCATCCGGTTCCGTCCCATTGAGCGGGTGGTGGAGGAGATCAGCCGGTGCAAGCATGAAAACGTCTATCTGGCGGATGATATGCTGTTTTTCCAGCACCGCCGCATCAATGAATATGCGCGCGAACTGTTCACCGCCCTGGAACCGCTGCAGAAGAAGTATTTTGTGTCGTCCACGATGGCATTGAATACGGACAATGCGTTCCTGGATCTTGCCGCGCGCGCCGGGGTACGGAATTTTTACTGCACGCTGAATGTGGACCCGTTTTCAATCAAAGCACTGCAGGGCGAGGCGCGGGAACGCCAGATGCTGATTGATCTGGTGAAGTCCATTGAGGACCGAGGCATCCGTTTCTTCGCCTCGTGCGCGCTGGGGCGTGATTGGGATGATGAACGCATCGCGGACCAAATCCTGACCCTCTTCGATGCGGCCAAAATTCGCACCGCCGAGTTTTTCATCTTCACACCGTACCCGGGCTCGGTGCATTGGGATCGCATGTTGCGACAGGAACGGATCTTTGACTTCAACTGGCGGCATTACAACGGCGCACATGTGGTGTCCAAGCCGCAGAACCTGACCCCGGACCAATTGCGGAAACAGTTCGTGAAAGTCTGGCGGGAGTTTTTCAAGATGCAGAAGGCCCAGCACGCGGCACATCTTGAACCAGCGACGTGGCAAGACGGGGTGCAGGTGCTGGGCAAGCCGATGCAACGGCAGGGCGCGCGCACGCAGGCGGTAGTGACGGGCGTTGGCATACTAAGCCCAATTGGAAATGATCCGGAAACCGTGACCGAGGCGCTGCGAACGGGACGCCACGGCCTGACGGCGGTTTCAAAATATGACAGTCGGCATTTCCGGACGAACCTGGGCGGGGAGATCAAGAACTTCAACCCGGCCGACTGGCTCAGTCCGGCAGAATTCCAGGAATACGACGATCCGTATTTGCATTACGCCATCGCTGCTGCCCGTTTGGCATTGCGCGACGCGGGATTGGACTGGAAGGAATTGCGGCGCGACGTCGGCCTGGTGCTGGGCACCTGCAACGGCGGGCTTTGTTCCGCCGAGGCGGAATATGCCTGGAAGCACGGCCGCAGCTCACGCGCCTTTGATGAGCGCATGAATTTGCACGCGCAGTTCTTCGGCTTCGGGAAAGCGATGGCCAACGCGCTGAAGATCGGTGGGGAAACTTATGTGGTCACCACGGCCTGCTCCTCCACCACGGTGGCGCTGGGATTGGCGCAAATGCTGATTCAGCGCGGCTATTACGATACCGTGCTGGTGGGCGGCGCGGATATATTGTGTGTGGCCAACGTCTCGGGTTTTGACGCACTGAAAGCCACCTCCAGCGGCCGCATCGCCCCGTTTTCGCAACCGTGCGGGCTGAACATAGGCGAAGGGGCCTGTTTCTGGGTGGTGGAAACGCTGGAGAAGGCGCTGTTGCGCCACGCGCGCTGCCGGGGGCGCATCGCCGGCCATGCCACCAGCGCGGATGCGTATCATCCCACCACACCCGATCCCCGTGGGTTGGGCGTCTGCCGCACGCTGACGAATGCGCTGAGTGATTCCGGGTACAGCCTGGCGGAAATTGGCTGCATCAACGGGCACGGCAGCGGCACCGAAGCCAATGACAAGGCGGAATCGCGCGGCGTGGCCAAGTTCATTGACGGCCAGCCGATTCCCCTGGTGTCCACCAAATCGTATTTTGGCCATTGCATGGGGGTGACCGGGATTCTGGAAGCCACCAGCCAGTTGCTGGCCATGAACCATGATTTCATCCCCCCCACGCTGAATTTCAGCGAACCGCGCCCCGGCTGCGCGCTGGATTATGTGCCGAACGAAGCGCGCCCGAAAAAGTACGAGGCGTTCATTTCCGCCAACTACGCCTTCGGGGGCAACAACGCGGCGGTGGTGGTCACGAAATGGGATGCGCCGCTCAATCCCCCCGTGCGCGCGGCGGAACGGGTAGTGATCACCGGCCTGGGAACGGTGACGGCGGCCGGGCTCGGCATCCAAAAGACTTTGGAACAACTGCGTAACAATGCGGTGTGCCTGAGCCCCGCCCGGGGTTTCCCGCTGAATGGGGCGCGGGCGAAGCTGATCGGGCATGTGCCGGAGTTCAAGGCCGCCGAGGTGGATCGCCGCATTGATTTTGCCAGTCTGAATCTGATCAGCCGCTTTGCGGTGGCGGCGGGGCGACTGGCGCTGGATCATGCCGGGCTGAAAATCACGCCGCAGAACGGGGATGACGCGGGGGTGGTGATGGGCGTATGCAATGGCCCTTCAGAGATGGGGCACATGGACCGGGTCTTTACCTCGGAAAATTTTGCGGCGGATGTGACGAGCTTCTCCAACATCACCTCCAATTCCACCGCCGGATGGGTCTCCAACACGCTTTACCTAAAAGGCGTGAACGCCTCGCTGGCGTCGGGACCGCACGCGGGCTTGCAGAGTCTCGCCTATGCGTATGATTCACTAGTGGAGAACCGCGCGAAGGTGATCCTGGCCGGCGCGGCGGATGAAGCGTACGCCCAGACCTTTTACAACTACGACGGCATGGACTTCCTGTATGCGGGCGAGGAAGAGTCGGATTACCGGCTACGCACCACAGTGGAACGGCGCAAGGTGCTGGGCGAAGGCGCGGCGATGATCTGCCTAGAGACCGCCACGCACGCCACCTGCCGCAATGCCAATATCCTCGCGGAAATGCTCGGTTACGGCATGAGCATGGACGGTGACGGATTCACAGCGGCGAATCTTCGTCCCGAAGGGCTCATCCACGCGGTGCAACTGGCGTTATCCCGCGCCAGTGTCGCCGCCCGGGAAATCGGCCTCCTTGTGTGGGCGCCGCAAGGCAACCGCCAGGATTTGAAAGTGCTGGAGGCAGGCCGGAGCGTGTTCGGCGAGCGCTTTGCGCAAATGCCGCTGGCCGCGACCACGTTCAATACGGGCTACATTGAATCCGCTTCGATCCTCGTCAGTCTCGCCGCCGCACTGCAATCATTGCACGCTGCTGAAAGCACGCTCTGGCCGCAGCGCACCGGCCTGCCAGAGTTGGACGCACGCGCCTTACCGCAACCGCCCGATTACATTCTGGCGATGGCCAGCACCGATTTGGGATACAACTACGCCGCCGTGTTCCGGCGCAGATGGAAAGCCGCCGCCGCCGCCGAATGAGCCAACGCGTCGTCATTACGGGCATGGGGCTACTTTCCAGCGCGGGTGCGAATCTCGCCGCCGCCCGCGCGCAGTTCATTGCTGGACAATCCTGCCTCGCGCCCATTCCAGAAGCGCCCGCGATGGGATTGCGCGCCCGCTTTGCCGGGTTGCTGGCCGAGTTTCCAAGCCTTCCTGACCTTCCGGCGGAGCTTCAGTCGCAGGATAAACATGTACTCATGGCCATTGCCGCCGCGCGGGAGGCCCTGACGGCGGCAAACGCGAACCCCGCCGGTTATGGCCGGCGCATAGGGCTGATTTTCGCCACCTGTTCCGGGCCGATGCCGCGCATTGAAGCCCATTACGAGCGCATCATTCAAGGCGATCTACGCCTGACCAAAGATGAACTGTTCGCCAAACGGTATCACGTCGGCGCGCGCGTTTTGGCTCATGTGTTGGGCATTCAGGGTTACAGCACCACGGTTGTCACGGCGTGCTCAGCCAGCACGGCGGCCATCGCGGTGGCCGGTGATTTGATCCGTTGCGGCCTGCTGGATGCCGTCTTGGCGGGTGGCGCGGACGCATTCGCATTGAGCACGCTCGCGGGCTTCGATGGCCTCAAGGCCACCAGTGATGCCCGTTGCGCCCCTTTCTCCAAGCCCAGTGGTTTGAACCTGGGCGAAGCAGCGGGCTTTGTGTTCCTGGAAACGGCGGATGCCGCGCGCCGCCGCAACGCCCCCGTGCTGGCCCACCTGCTGGGTTCGGGCATGAGCAACGACGCGTTTCATTGCAGCTCGCCCGACACTGGCGGACGTGGCCTCGCGGCGGCGATGACGCGCGCCTTGCGCCACGCCGGGATCACTCCCGAACAAATCACGTACATCAACGCGCACGGCACCGGCACCGAGGCGAATGACAAGGCCGAATGCAAGGCGCTGCGCAAAGTTTTTGGCGACGCCGCCGGGCGGGTGCCGATGAGTTCCACCAAATCCATCGCGGGCCATTGCCTCGGCGCGGCGGGCGCATTGGAAGCCATTGCCAGCCTGACGTGCGCCGCAGCGGGAGTATTGCCGCCGACGGCCAACTTCACCAGCTTGCGCGATGGCTGCGCCCTGGATTGTGTGCCGGACGCCGGGCGGGCGTGGCTCGGCACGCGCACCTTCCTCTCCAATAACTCGGCGTTTGGTGGACATAACGCCAGTGTGGTCTTCACCGCCGGTGATGCCCCGCTCCTCCCCCAGCCGGCACCCCCCAGCGCTGAACCGATTCACCTCACCGCCTGCGGCGTGGTCAGCGCGCTCGGCTTGGGCGTCCACACCTTGTTTGAGGCCGCCGACCAATCCGGCATTCGCGCCGTCAACTATCCCGATCTCCCGCCAATCCACGCGGGTTTGGTGGATGCCGCACTCCTGGAACACCACGATCGCCGCCTGGATTTGCGGCACATGGACGCCGCCAGCCGCTTTGCCACTCTGGCGACCCGCCTGGCGATTCGCGAAGCGGGTTATCCCGAGAAACCCAACTCACTGGCCGAACTTGGCTTCCACCTGAACCAATCCGCTGGCCCGTCCGAGGCCGAATCGGCGTATCTTACCTCCTTCCTCAAGCACAACCGGCGTGTGACGCAACTCATGGCGTTCCCGTACATCGTCCCCAGCTCCGTGGCGGGCAACGTCTGCCGCGCCCTGGCCTTGACGGGCCACAATTTGACGCTCAATGGCGGACCCGGCGCGGGCCTGCTTGGTCTGGCCCCGGCCATCTGCGCCTTGCGCGCCGGACATGTGCAAGCGCTGCTCACCGGGGCGGTGGATGAACTCTCTCAACGCATCCTGACCGACCAACAGATGGCCGGACTGCTCCCCCTGGCAGCCAACCTCCATCCCGGCGAAGGCGCCGTCACGCTCCTGTTGGAAACCGAAACCCACGCCCGCGCCCGTGGCGCCCGCACCCTGGCCACCGTTTGCGGCATGGCCTTTGGCACCGAAAACCAACACTGGCATCTGGCGGACGACGACCTTTCCGCGCTGCAAGCAACCGTGTTGGACGCCTTGCAACAAGCCAATCTCCGCCCGCAAGACATCGGTGCCGTGTGCCCTGCCCTCCCGGCGGCGCGCTTTGCGGAATTGGCCGCCGCCCTCTGCCCCGCGTGGCGCGAACGCACCAGCAGCATCGCCACCCGCACCGGCTGGCTGGAAGGCGCGCAACCGTTGCTCGACCTGGCCTGCGCCTTGCGCCAACCGGCCAACTCCGAATACCTCCTTTCCATCACCAGCTCGCAATTCGGCACCAATGGGGCGGTGCTCTGGCGGCGGGCGGGCTGAATAAACGGTGCCGCTGGAACATGGTGCAGCCATGGCTGGTCTTTATGTTTTGAAAGCCCGACGGAAAAAGACTATCTTTGGGGGCATGAGATGGTCGCAATGGTTGCTGCTGCTGTGCCTGTGCCTGTGCCTTGTGGGCAACAGGGGCCAAGCGACTGCATTAAAGGACATGGCGGTCCAGGTCAGCGCCTTGGTGCAAACCAATCCCCCGAAGATTACCCTGCAATGGCCTGTTGACTCCTTGGCGACGAACTACACCGTCTATCGCAAAACCCGCGATGCCACCAATTGGGGTGCCGGGTGGGTGCTCGGCACGAATGTATCACGCTATGAAGACACCAACGTCTCCGTGGGCTGCGCCTGGGAATACCGTGTGCAGAAAGGTGGCTGGGCAGGCAGCGTGCCCATCCCGTACGAAGCGGATGGCTACGTCTATGCGGGCATTGAAACCCCGTTGACGGAGAACCGTGGCAAACTGATTTTGCTGGTGGATCAAACCGTAACCAATGCCCTGAGCGAGGAGTTGATCCGGCTCAAGTGGGACCTGATTGGCGATGGATGGCAGGTATTGCGTCACGATGTTCTACCCACCGACTCCGTCACCAATATCAAAGCCATCATCCAGGCGGAATACAATACCGACACCAACCAGGTCAAAGCGGTCTTCCTCCTAGGCCATGTGCCGGTGCCGTATTCCGGCGACATGGCCCCCGATGGTCATCCCGATCATACCGGTGCCTGGCCCGCAGATGTCTTTTACGGAGATATGCACGGCGTTTGGACCGACGCGATCACCGGCACCAACCAGAGCGCTTACCTGCGTATTCGCAATCTTCCCGGGGATGGCAAGTATGACCAGGATTACCTGCCCGCCAGCGTGGAATTGCAGGTGGGCCGGGTGGACCTTTACCAGATGCCCGCGTTCTCCTTGAGCACCGTCGAACTATTGCGCCAATACCTGCGGAAAGACCATCATTTCAAGCACCGTGATTTCACGGCGGAACGGCGCGCATTCATTGACGATCAGTTTGGGCTGGTCTGGTGGAGCAGCACCAATTACGAAGCCTTCGCCGCCAATGCCTGGCGGGATTTCTCCACGTTCTTTGGCCCGAGCAACTGTGCACCCGGCAGTTGGTTCGGTTTGCACGCCGGCCAGACTACCTTGACCAACCAGAGTTTCCTCTGGGCGTATGGCGGCAGTGGCGGCTATTATACCGGCGCTTATGAAATCGGCAGCACCAGCGATTTTGCCACCAAGGATTCGCAAGCCGTGTTCACCATGCTGTTCGGCAGTGAGTTTGGCGATTGGGATTCCGCAAACTGCTTTTTACGCGCCCCGCTCGCCGCCAAATCGTTCGGCCTGACTTGCGTCTGGGCCGGGCGGCCCTGGTGGGAATTTCATCACATGGCACTGGGGGAAACCATCGGGTTCAGCACGCGGGTCTCCCAGGAGAATCCGTACCTGTACGACGCCAACGGCGACGCCGTTCGCCTGGTCTCCGTCGCCCTGATGGGCGATCCCTCCCTGCGCATGCATCCCGTGGCCCCGCCCGGACCGTTGCTGGTGGCCTCGAACGCCACCGGCGGCTTGGACCTCTCCTGGCGTCCCTCGCCGGATACCGTGGCGGGTTACCACGTGTATCGGGCGGTTTCCAACGGCGGCGCATTCCTCCGGCTCACCACCGCGCCGATCAGCGGCACGAACTTCACGGATTCCCTGGCGACCACCAACCTCTACATGGTGCGCGCCATCAAGCTGGAAACCTCCGCCAGCGGCACCTATTGGAACGCCAGCCAGGGCGTGTTCCAGAATGCCGCGCGCACCTTTGGCCTGCCCCCGATTTCCGCCATGGCGGGCATGACGAATGGATTCCAGATCGCCTGGCCGGCGGTGTGGCCCGCCATCCTGCAACAATGCAGCAGCCTGACGACTCCCGGTTGGACCGCCGCCACCAACGCGAT includes these proteins:
- a CDS encoding beta-ketoacyl synthase N-terminal-like domain-containing protein, which translates into the protein MKVTFVYPRFEKFLSSLPELDQGLINYFLGDFTTPPSLGIPLLAAMTPPEIDVELVDDNSGQPIPYDAPTDLVAINCFTPQAARAFEIADAYRAHGKKVVMGGLFPTFMASECLKHADAVNVGEGEPTWHQILKDAQAGTLKPRYMGGASTNMAQVPAARREIFYQNNFYDWDEDLVQVMRGCSYTCAMCALPAQMGGRIRFRPIERVVEEISRCKHENVYLADDMLFFQHRRINEYARELFTALEPLQKKYFVSSTMALNTDNAFLDLAARAGVRNFYCTLNVDPFSIKALQGEARERQMLIDLVKSIEDRGIRFFASCALGRDWDDERIADQILTLFDAAKIRTAEFFIFTPYPGSVHWDRMLRQERIFDFNWRHYNGAHVVSKPQNLTPDQLRKQFVKVWREFFKMQKAQHAAHLEPATWQDGVQVLGKPMQRQGARTQAVVTGVGILSPIGNDPETVTEALRTGRHGLTAVSKYDSRHFRTNLGGEIKNFNPADWLSPAEFQEYDDPYLHYAIAAARLALRDAGLDWKELRRDVGLVLGTCNGGLCSAEAEYAWKHGRSSRAFDERMNLHAQFFGFGKAMANALKIGGETYVVTTACSSTTVALGLAQMLIQRGYYDTVLVGGADILCVANVSGFDALKATSSGRIAPFSQPCGLNIGEGACFWVVETLEKALLRHARCRGRIAGHATSADAYHPTTPDPRGLGVCRTLTNALSDSGYSLAEIGCINGHGSGTEANDKAESRGVAKFIDGQPIPLVSTKSYFGHCMGVTGILEATSQLLAMNHDFIPPTLNFSEPRPGCALDYVPNEARPKKYEAFISANYAFGGNNAAVVVTKWDAPLNPPVRAAERVVITGLGTVTAAGLGIQKTLEQLRNNAVCLSPARGFPLNGARAKLIGHVPEFKAAEVDRRIDFASLNLISRFAVAAGRLALDHAGLKITPQNGDDAGVVMGVCNGPSEMGHMDRVFTSENFAADVTSFSNITSNSTAGWVSNTLYLKGVNASLASGPHAGLQSLAYAYDSLVENRAKVILAGAADEAYAQTFYNYDGMDFLYAGEEESDYRLRTTVERRKVLGEGAAMICLETATHATCRNANILAEMLGYGMSMDGDGFTAANLRPEGLIHAVQLALSRASVAAREIGLLVWAPQGNRQDLKVLEAGRSVFGERFAQMPLAATTFNTGYIESASILVSLAAALQSLHAAESTLWPQRTGLPELDARALPQPPDYILAMASTDLGYNYAAVFRRRWKAAAAAE
- a CDS encoding beta-ketoacyl-[acyl-carrier-protein] synthase family protein, with amino-acid sequence MSQRVVITGMGLLSSAGANLAAARAQFIAGQSCLAPIPEAPAMGLRARFAGLLAEFPSLPDLPAELQSQDKHVLMAIAAAREALTAANANPAGYGRRIGLIFATCSGPMPRIEAHYERIIQGDLRLTKDELFAKRYHVGARVLAHVLGIQGYSTTVVTACSASTAAIAVAGDLIRCGLLDAVLAGGADAFALSTLAGFDGLKATSDARCAPFSKPSGLNLGEAAGFVFLETADAARRRNAPVLAHLLGSGMSNDAFHCSSPDTGGRGLAAAMTRALRHAGITPEQITYINAHGTGTEANDKAECKALRKVFGDAAGRVPMSSTKSIAGHCLGAAGALEAIASLTCAAAGVLPPTANFTSLRDGCALDCVPDAGRAWLGTRTFLSNNSAFGGHNASVVFTAGDAPLLPQPAPPSAEPIHLTACGVVSALGLGVHTLFEAADQSGIRAVNYPDLPPIHAGLVDAALLEHHDRRLDLRHMDAASRFATLATRLAIREAGYPEKPNSLAELGFHLNQSAGPSEAESAYLTSFLKHNRRVTQLMAFPYIVPSSVAGNVCRALALTGHNLTLNGGPGAGLLGLAPAICALRAGHVQALLTGAVDELSQRILTDQQMAGLLPLAANLHPGEGAVTLLLETETHARARGARTLATVCGMAFGTENQHWHLADDDLSALQATVLDALQQANLRPQDIGAVCPALPAARFAELAAALCPAWRERTSSIATRTGWLEGAQPLLDLACALRQPANSEYLLSITSSQFGTNGAVLWRRAG